The window CAGCCGCTACCATTTCCTGGCTGTGAGTGTCTGGATGAGGCCTGCTCCCCCGGCCCGGGGCTGCGTGCCCCTCTCCAGCCCGTCCCCCCCTCTCCGCCTGCCCCCAAACCTGGACCTCCCCAGGGGCGCCTGGGCCAGGGGCCTTGGGGCcacagccaggcagggcagcacgTGCTGCTCGGCCCCGCAGCACACGGGCAGGCAGCCTGCCCCTGCCTCTGCTGCCCTTGGCGGCTCTCCTCCCTCCTCGCCACCGCCGCCTGCCTGCTCGGCCGCCGGGAAGCCTGGAGCACAAAGGCTCGGCTCGCGTGCCCGCACTACGAAAGGGAGCCGAGCCCCAAGAGTCCCCCACGGCTGAGCTCCGGGCCAGgccgccgagccgagccgggctcTGCCCTGGCATCTATCTCCCTCAGCTCAGGGCAGTGCCTGaggcccccagccccaggcagtgCCGCAGGACATTTCTGCAGCGAGAGCGCTCCCTGGTTGTTTTCCGCAGGTAGCTAGCGCCATGCACGAGATCTTCCTGGTGCCCTCCAGCCAAGTCTGCGTGCGCGTACTTGTCGACGAGCTCTTCATGGCTGTGGTCCTCCAGATGTCCTTCAGCTTGAAGAGCCCAGGGTGGGGCTGCTGCACCATTGACAGCCACAGCAGGGAGGCCAACCTTCCTCCAGTCCGCCCCATCAGGTGCTCTGTCCCTGCTCCCTGGTCTCTGCCCAGGGCCCAGCGCTGGGCCTGGGGCTCCACGGGTGACCGTGGTTTGCTCTGTGTGCAGGAGCGTGGTGAGCACCATGCAAGCTCTGTTCCACTGCCTGAGCAGCACCTCCCTGGCCGAAGACATCGGGAGGCAGGGTGCCTGGGACGCGCTCCTGAGCCCCGAGACCTACCCCACCGGTATCGCCGTGCTGACTAGGTGAGAGCCTTCTCGGTTGTCCTCGTCTCCCCTGGCGTTTCTACCCTCGGGCCAAAGGACCCCCCCGCAACAATCGCCTTCCTCACGGGCGGTGGGGCACAAGCAGCCAAGGCAAGGCACGAAGGCAGCCTTGCCCCgtctggcctggcctggcctggcctggcctgggggggaatggctggggctggcagcgcAGCCCCAGAGAGGTTTGCCTGCCCAGCTGGCTGCCGCCAATGCCTTTTTCCCCCCCGGCCAGGGTGCTGCGGCGTGAAGCACCGGCCTGCTGCGCCTCCCTGTTCGCACAGGCGCTCAGAGGTCTCCGGGTCTACCAGGACATCGGCACCATGGCCGTCTTTGTCGAGGTGGGGCTGGCGGCGAGCGCTGCCTCTCTGAGGGCAGGCGGGGAAAGCTGGGCTGCAGGCATGAGGCAGAGGGCAGAGGCGAGGCGGTGAGGGCCCTCTGCGGGCCCTCCTGCCTCCCGCCTGGGCTGTGACCAGCCCTGGTGCCTTGCCCCAAGCCAGCTGGGAGCTCTGCTGGCCGTGCCAGGCTCTCACTCCGCTGCCTGGTGCGTTTCAGCTCCTGGACGACAACGACTTTGAGCGCGTCGATGGTGCCACCCTCTACGTCCTCCGGTTCCACCTGCGGAGCGAGAGCTTGGTGCTGCGCAGGATGGCAGTCACGAGCCTCGCCACGCTGTCTGGGAGACCCGAGAAGGTGAGCAGGGGCAGCCGGGCACAGCGAGGGTCTCCgcctggggctgggctgcgGGTGGGGGTGCGTGCAGCAGCTTGCTCGGGCTGTGCCACGAAGCGGAGTggcgggagcggcgggagcGACGGGAAGAGTGGCTGCTGCCCCGCCGTCACCCATTGGGTGGCCCCGAGCGCTTCAGGCCAGGCCCCGGGCTGTGCCGCACACGGGCAGACGTCTGCGCGACCGGCACCGCACCCTCTACACGCAGAGCGGGTCTGCCAGCGCGGTTTCTTTTTGCGGTCACACAATGAGATCGCCTGTTTGGTGTAGGCGGCGACTCTGCAAGGCCTGCTGCCAGAGGTCACGCAGCGACTGCAGGACGACGACTGCAGCATCAGGACGGCGGCCCTGACTGTCCTCAGGAACACGCTCTGCCTGGTGGACAGGCAGACGGCTGTCCCCATCGCGCTGCAGCTGCTCATGGTGCTCCTGCCGCTCTTTGAAAATGTAAGGCGGCGGGAAAGCAGAGGCTCGGTTAGCATGCctgcggggcggggcgggcacGTGTGTGTGGCCCGGGGCCCGTGCGTCCCTCTCCGCACATGTTCTTCTCCTTGCCCTCACCATGGGCTTGGAGGAGCCAGGACTGAggtcctcccctcctccttctctcctcctaGGAGTCCAGCTTCGTGCGCGAGCACTCCATCCTCCTCCACAGAGATGCGGTGGATGTCGCAGTCGGCACCCACGCGAAGCAGATGAGGAAGGAGGTGCGGAGGAGCCTGATGCCCCTGTTCTTCCACCTGCATGACGAGGACCACAGCGTAGCTCAGGTGGGCATTTCCAAGCACTTGGAACGTGCTGCCTCAGTTGGGACCCAACCTCCAGAGTCCATGGGGAGGGCTCAGAGGCCCTCCCTGCCTGTGGCcgcagagctggcagcagctgagAAGGCGGGCAGGGGCTCTTCCtacccctgccctgcctgacGCAGCAGAGCTTGGCAGCAGTGCGCACCCACAAAGACCTATGCCCCGGAGCTCCCGTGGGTTTCGCAGCGTGCTGTAGGTGTCTAAGGCCAGGGTGTGGACCCCCAACCCTTGCCAGGCCCCCACTCTCGCTCTGCCCAGGGACCGCCAGGTCCTGGCCCCTGGGCGGCGGTGCCATCTCCCAGTCTCCGGTGCTCTGCAGGCCTCTCGGGAAGCCCTCCTTGGAGCTGCCAAGCTCCTGAAGCGGAGGCAGCTCCGGAAGCTGCTGGAGACGGAGCAGACCTGGAGGGTTGCTGAGCGCCTGGTAAGGACGGCCCCGAAGCCCCACAGCCAGCCTGGAGAAGCCCCTCTCCCCCGGTGCCGAGCGCGTGGGGCTGGCAGCTGTGCCCCTGCACCGCTTGCCTGCAGCACACATGggctcccttccccccccggcGCCCAGGGGTGCCCCGCTGGGCCTTGGCGGCAGGGTGGCACCGCAGCACCCCGGGGAGCACCCTGTCCTCTGCTCCCTCCAAAGCCCAGCACCAGCCCGCTGCTGGCTGGACGTCGTGGGTGTCCGGGCACGGGAAGGTAGGGGAGGCCAGCCTGGGCCTCAGGGGAGGCTCTGCACCAACCCGGTCCCCTCGTGCTCTCACCAGCTGGCggagaacagcagcagagtGGAGGAGTACCTGGACCAGAGCCTGCCGTACCTGCAGAGCCCACAGGAACCCTTGCGCGAGGCAGCCGTCAAGTTCCTTGGTGAGCCACGAGCCCGCCAAgggtccctccctgcccgccGGTGGCTTAGTCCCAGCCACAGCTGCTGCCGAATCTGCCGGGCAGCTGCAGAGCCCCAACTGCCTGATGCGGGTCTGGGCGCCCACGGGGCTCCCTGCCGCCCTCTCCCACTCCTGCCCACGCAGGGGGGGCTGGCGGGAGCCTTGTCAGGTCCCCGGCAGCCGCCCTGGGCTTCACGCTCAGGGGACCGCCCTGGGGCCAGCCTTGCCCAAGGGGAGGAGGGCGCGTGGCCAGTCATGTGGGGCGGGttggggggagctgggctgctggggCGGGCAGGCCAGCGGGATCTGTGATGGGCTGTGTGTGCCTAGGGCTCGCTGGGCAGCGGCTGAGGGATGGGCACCAGGAGAAGCTGCAGGTCATCTACGAGGGTGAGTGGGGGCAGTGGGGTGTCTgcgggggctggcagggagcaggaaagACCCTGGGTAGGGAGCGCAAATCCCTGCCCTGGCCGGGGAGGGCTCTGCTCCCTGCGCGGGTGAGGGGTGGCGTGGACAGAGCCGGGGGAGATTTCAGGGGCACGTGGGGCAGCGGTGGGCAGCCCCTTCTGGCCGATGCCGGAgcccctgcctccctgctggcCCTGGCCGATGCTGGtgcccctgcctccctcctggcCCTGGCAAGAGCTGTGGGGGCTGGGGTGGCCCTGGCTGGAGGGGCTCCTTAGGTCCCCACAGATCCAGGCTCTGACCTCAGCTCCATTCCTTTCTGTCCCAGCCCTTCAAGGCAAGGCGAACGACAGCAGCCCCTCGGTCTCTTCCCTGGCGCTTGAAACCCTGCGGACGCTGGGCACTGCGGTGGAAGAGCCTCCCTCTGGATTCAGCCTGCAAGCGCTGCGCTACCGGCTCCAGAGGGCATGGAGGAGGACGACCCGTGCCCTGGGAGATGGCTGGCTGTGCTGCCGGAGCTGTGTGCAGGGCTGAGCCCGGGGTGCTCTGCACGCTGGCTCCACCTgagcagctggagctgcccGCTTGCCAGCAGCCCAGGGCCATGCAGGACACACCACCGCACCTTGCGTTGCCCAGAATCTCCAGATCCCAGCCTGGATGGACGCCCGTGCTCCCCAGCACTCCTGTTTCATGGGGAAGGGGACGGGAGGGCCACGGTCTGCGGCTCCCGTGGGCATGCTGGCTGTGAAGCCACAGGCAGCAGCCATGTGCGGCAGCGCCTTGGACTGCGACCCAGGAAGGAAACGTGCATCCTgcagggcacaggcagagcCCTGAGCGCAACTGGCCTGCGTGTCTCCCTGCCATTGATAAAAAGACTGTGGAACTTCAGGTGCTGTGTGAGCTCTTCTCCGCCGTACCGACACCTCCCTGTCACCCCCCAGGCACCCGTAGGGGACCTACTCCGCCAGCCCTGCACGAGGCCCTGtggagccctgctgcctgcaagTCCCCAGGGGAACCCTGCCAGGTCCCCTGGGCACCCCTgtggagccctgctgccacccagGCAGATGGAGGGACCACACTGGGTCCCACTTGCACCCCTGGggagccctgctgtccctcAGGCCCCCACAAGAGCCCCAGCAGGGCCCGCACATGGCCCTGTAGAGCCAGGCTTGTCCCCAGACCCTGGCGGCGTCCCTGTAGCACCTTGCGTGGGGACCTGTGAGGGCTGGGAGAGGCCCTGGGCTTCTCTGGAGGGTCTGCTTGGCCCCACACATGCCTAAGCGAGGGATTTGAGAAACCCGGGGCTTCTCTGGAGGGTCTGCTTAGCCCTACGTGTGCCTGTGAGAGGTTCTGGAAAACCCTGGGCTTTTTTGGTGGGTCTGCTTGGCCCCATGCATATCCCTGCGAGGGCTGTGACAGGCCCTGGGCTTCTTTTGTAGGGTCTGCTTGGCCCCACGCGTGACTCTGTGAGGGCTTTGAGAAAGCCTGGGCTTCTCTTGAGGCTCTGTTTGGCCCCACGCGTGCACTTGAGAGGGCTGTAACAGGCCCTGGGCTTCTCTTGTAGGGTCTGCTTGGCCCCACGCATGCCTCAGCGAGGGATTTCAGAA is drawn from Haliaeetus albicilla chromosome Z, bHalAlb1.1, whole genome shotgun sequence and contains these coding sequences:
- the LOC138683912 gene encoding maestro heat-like repeat-containing protein family member 7; amino-acid sequence: MAAGRRSAGTWPRCKGSPALKLSSSGLPRGRGPASLAQAPLQVPGLLEKGHAAIFGQVTNGRQWSPRCRGGRTAFQAFLLSGGSLGGTLLKPRQVLGRATAPGAAAISQGQQLFPSQVLLPFMPSQEVARRQRAVGRVVHLSQLWMSSLMLEAVPFRKGNFFLFKEKPVQFLGQLMGHVTLSCAEEDQEISCAAAEALGALHSFVLLRQGCQAAREDRELPTERESASTFWPKEPADETTVFGSFLLPKERSDFLLTVLRNMVHPRVSDTQTVANVLEVVLRHSCSELTEVEEITQAIHVQLAHLSQKPLQDILRTTLVQVAHLNPWKVTAGLLRASPYCDSTARAMWRILASEPCLADSVLRRLLLLQEDAIQHDYTDECSRYHFLAVASAMHEIFLVPSSQVCVRVLVDELFMAVVLQMSFSLKSPGWGCCTIDSHSREANLPPVRPIRSVVSTMQALFHCLSSTSLAEDIGRQGAWDALLSPETYPTGIAVLTRVLRREAPACCASLFAQALRGLRVYQDIGTMAVFVELLDDNDFERVDGATLYVLRFHLRSESLVLRRMAVTSLATLSGRPEKAATLQGLLPEVTQRLQDDDCSIRTAALTVLRNTLCLVDRQTAVPIALQLLMVLLPLFENESSFVREHSILLHRDAVDVAVGTHAKQMRKEVRRSLMPLFFHLHDEDHSVAQASREALLGAAKLLKRRQLRKLLETEQTWRVAERLLAENSSRVEEYLDQSLPYLQSPQEPLREAAVKFLGLAGQRLRDGHQEKLQVIYEALQGKANDSSPSVSSLALETLRTLGTAVEEPPSGFSLQALRYRLQRAWRRTTRALGDGWLCCRSCVQG